The Herpetosiphonaceae bacterium DNA window CCCTGACCAGTACCTCCACGCCTACTACAACGCGATCGACGTGCTGAACGCCGTGTCGCTGGGTGAGGGCTTCGGCGTGCCGACGCTCGAATCACAGGCGTGCGGCACGCCCGTGATTGTGGGCGATTGGGCGGCGTCGGCAGAGCTGTGCTTTGGCGGCTGGAAGGTGCGACGGGAGGAAGCGCTGCGCTTCTACAGCCCGCAGGGGAGCTACCAGTACATCCCGCAGCCGGCGGCGATTGCGGATCGGCTGGAGCAGGCGTATGTGGCGCTGCAATATGAGCGGGACGAGATCACAGCCGCTGCGTACGAGGGCGCATACGACTACCAGATCGATCGTGTCGTCGCGACCTACTGGCAGCCACTCCTAGCCGAGCTTGAGCAGCAGATCGCACGGGAGCGGAGTCGGGGCGTGCTGCGGATCGTGCGGCCCGAGGAGGTGTTAGCCGTATGAATGAGGTGCGCTGGTTTGTGGGATGGGGAACGCTTGAGCAGATGCGTGAGCGGATTCCTGACTTCAATGAACCGATCGAACATGGGCCATTCCTGATCATCACCGAAGGCGATCGGGTGATGGTATTCGGCTTCGCTGCTGTGCAAGAAATGGTAGCGGCATACGCTCAGGTTGTTGAGCGTGTTCGTGAAGGCGGGCAACATGCCTAAGATCTCGATTATCACGCCTTGGTCATCAGAAACGCTCGACCTCCTGCCCGACTACAGCCGCGCCGTCGCCGGGGCTGAGGTCGTCACCGTGGACAATGCCAGCGGCCCGGCCACCGCCGCCGCGCTGCGTGAGTGGCACGCCGAGCACGGGATCTATCGCAGGAACGATCACAACGCAGGCTTTGCGGCGGGGAATAATCAGGGCTACGCACGCGCCACAGGCGATATTATCGTGTTCCTGAATAGCGACGTTGTACCGGCGGGCGACTGGCTCGGCATGGTCGCGGCAGATGTGCGCGACGGCGCGCTCTACGGGCCGGAGCTGGGCCAGCAGTGCGTCGGCGGGCGCTGGCTGCCGTATCTGTCGGGCTGGTGCATCGCGGCGACGCGGGCGACGTGGGAGCAGCTGATCGACGAATGGAACGAGCGCGACGAGCGTCATGCTATCGTCGGGCCGTGGGATGCGATCTACTACCCCGGTCCCTATTGGGAAGATAACGATCTCTGCCTGCGCGCCCTGCAAGCCGGGATCTCGCTCGTGCAGACCGCCTGGCCGATCCAGCACAAGGGCGGGCGCACGGCGGGGGCGCTTTCCCGCTGGGCCGAGAGCTTCGAGGCCAACCGACGCACATTCGGCGATCGGGTGTGGGCGAGTCTCAAGCCGACGCAGCCGACGCCGACCTATGCCACCTACCTGAATCATCTCTACACGCCGTCTGACATTCAGCACCACCTTCCGCTGCTGTACAGCCTCGCACGCGGTAACGTGCTGGAGCTGGGCACGCGCTCGGGCGTGAGCACGGCGGCGCTGCTGGCGGGCGTGGAGCAGCACGGCGGCTACGTGTGGAGTGTGGACGTTGATCCCCGGTCGAGCCAGGTCGCGGCGGGGCATCCGCTGTGGCAGTTCATCCAGGGATCGAGCATTGAGCGCGAGACGGTCAATGTACTGTATGACCACTTCGCAAAGGTGCTGCCGCCAGAATCTAACCCCTTGATCAACCTGCTCTTTATCGACACGCTACACACCTATCAGCACGTCAAGGCCGAACTTGAGTTATGGTCGCATTGGGTGCGTGAGGGCGGCCATATCTGCATCCACGATCCCGAAACGTTCCCCGGCGTGCGTCGGGCCGTGCAGGAGTTTTGCGACGCGCGCGGCTGGCCGGTCACGTTCGTACTGCCGTGCAATGGCATGGCCGTGATCGAGGTGCCGCCAGCGCAGCCGGTCGAACGGGCGGGCGCGGCGATCGAGTCGTATCTGGCAGGTGCGAAATGAGTACGCGAGAAGTCCGAATATCAGCTGAGGTGTTGCTGATGATCACACAGCAGGGCGCGACGCTGGAAACCACCGACCGGATCGCTACCTGCATCGAAGGCGTATCAAGTACAGCAGTAGTGACCGGTCTGCACCTTGAAGCAAACAATGTGGTCGTTGTTTCGTTCCATGATCCGCAGGCCGAGCAGGACGGCGAGCAGCGGGTCATGTGGACACAGCGCACGAAAGAACGCGCGCCGACCGTCTCAACCGAGGGCGCGGCGTGGGCCGCTGAGGTGCCGCATGGCCGTGATTGATTGCGTGACCTTCTTCAATGAACTCGACATATTAGAGATCCGCCTGCGCGAGCTGTACGACACGGTCGATCGCTTCGTGCTGGTCGAGGCCACGCACACGCACGCGGGCCAGCCCAAACCGCTGTACTTCGAGCAGCACAAAGAGCGCTTCAAGGACTGGCTACCGAAAATCAGACATATCATCGTCCACGACCTCCCGGCAGGCGACGGTCTGCCCGGCACGCGCCGCCGCGAGATGGCCCAGCGCAACGCGATTCTACGCGGACTGTTCGACGCCGATGATACCGACGTGGTGCTGATCTCCGATGTGGACGAGATCCCGCGCCGCTCCCACATTCCCCGCACGCTCGATCCCGGCGTCGTGGCGGTGTATGACCAGACACTCTCCTACTACAACCTGAACACGACCTGCACGAACGCCCGCTGGCGCGGCACGCGCGCGGCTCCCGCCGCCGACGTGCGCGCCCTCTCCCCCCATGTGATCCGGTACGGGCTGGGGATGCCCGACGAACACTACCCCCGCTATGCACTCGTCGAGGGCGGCGGCTGGCACCTCTCCTACTTTGGCGACGTGGCGCACATCCAGCAGAAGATGACCAGCTTTTTGCACCAGGAACTGATCGACGACACGACGACCGATCCCGGCACGATTGCCGAGCGTATAGCGGCAGGCGTGGACGCCTACGGGCGCGACGACCAACAATTCGAGATCGGCCCGGCGGCGGATCTCCCGGTCGCGGTCCTGCTCGATCCGATGCGCTGGGTGCATCTGTTTCATCCCGACTGGCGGCCCGACTTTCACGAGGACTGGTACAGCGGCACGCAGGCGCTGGTTGTGGCCGAGTTGGCCCGGCATGCACCCGCCGGCGGGGCGCTGGTTGAGATCGGCTGCTGGGAAGGGCGCTCGGCGTTTGTGATCGCGCAGGCGGTCGCGCCGCGTACCCTGCACTGTGTTGACCACTGGCGCGGCAATGAGGCGGAAGGCGACGATCATCCGGCGACGGTGGCGGCACGGGAGCGGGATGTGTACCGCACGTTTCGCCAGAACATGACGCGCCTGACAGCGGGCGAGTTTGTGCCGATTATTCTTGGCTGGGAAGAATGGATCACCGGCTGGCGGCAGGGGAATAATCCGGCGATCGCCTTCCTGCATCTCGACGCCGCGCACGACTATCAGAGCGTGTTCGACTGTTTAGAGGCCGTCAAGCCGCACCTTATACCGGGCGCGATCCTGTGCGGCGATGATTGGTATCATCGCGAGGTTATGATGGCCGTGACCGATGCGCTGGGCGAGCGCGTGCAGGTGCTCGGCGGGCGCTTATGGGTGTATCAGCATGACTAAACAACGAATTGCCGTGTACGGCATTGCAATCGCGATCTTCCTCGCATCCGTGTACGTCACGATCTCTTTTCTCTACGTAGAACATGGCTGGATTCCCGGCATTCTTACCTTGTTGATCGGGATTCTCGTGCCGTCGGCATTGATAACGATGGCGAATCATCGGGGATCACATGGCGATTAATACGACGATCAATTTGCTCCAGGCGGTGAATCGGGGCGTGCCGGGCGTGAAACGCGCCCCGGTGCTGGACAAGTACCCGACGCAGCTCAACACCGCCGATCTCCCGTTCGCGATCTCGTGGCCCGCCGATGGCACCTGGCACCATGAGGGCATGGGCGGGGCGCTCAAGCGCGAAGATCGCACCTATCGCATCCTGGTCTATACCGAGCCGCTCGGCCAAAACGACATCCCGACGCGCGCCGCCGCCGCCGCCGTGCTGCTGCAACGGTTCAAGGAGACGTATCTCGATCCGGCGACCGTGGCGCTGGCCGATCCGAGCGGGAGCAATCCCTATCAGGTCACGGTCGAGGAAGGCGCGCAGAGCCCACATAGCGACGGCGGGCTGGTGAGCAATCTTGTGTTCGGCGGCGTGCCGTTTCACGGCTTTGAGCTGCGCGTGCGCGTGCGCGAGCTATGGTAAATTGCCGATGCACATGCTATAATTGAGTGTATAGTGTCAGGGATGGAGCCCGCTCGAATCGGGAGCGCTACAACGTAGCGGTGGTGTATACCGGAGCACAGTCTTGACATAACAACCTAAGAGCCATCGGGAACACCGGCGGCGGTCAGTCAAAGCCAACAGGCAGCGACGACCGCCGCCGTTTTGATTCATCCAGCACACAGGAGCAACGCACATGCTGGGTCCAGGTCGAAAGGAACTGCGGTCACTGCGACTCAAAGCAGAAGACACGAACGGCGTCGCGGTCGCGCCCCGCTTCCTCTGGCGCGGCGTGGCGGACATGCCCGACGATCAGCGCGAGCTGGTCATGGTCGAAGAGCAGGTTGGGATCTTCGGCGGTACCGACCGTACCTACATCCCCAAGCTCATGGCCGAGTTGAAATTGCCGAGCAACCCGGCCACGTTCGAGCAGTTGCCCGATCTGCTGATGATGCACGGGCTGGGCACGTCGGGCGGCGGCAATCGCGCCGGCAGCGCGCAGGGGGCCAGCGGCTCGGCGGTCGTCTTTACGCTGCCGATCCCCTCGGACACCGCGCCGTACACACAGAGCTACACGCTCGAAGGCGGCGAGAACGAGGTCGAAGCCGAAGCGATCGAGTACCTGATCGGCAAAGGTCTGACGATTACCTTTGTGGGCGGCGAGGCCATGACCGTTGAGGCGGATCTGATGGGCCGGCAGGTGCAGCGCACGAACAACGCCGGCACGTTTAGCAACGTCGGCACGCTGCCAGCGGTCGAGACGATCCTGGCATCGCGCGGCACCTTCTACCTGACGCCGGTCGGCTCTGGCTTCGGCACGGGCCAGGTCACGGTGGGCAACATCCTGGCCGGGCAGCTCAAGATCACGCCGAAGTTCGAGCCGAAGTTCACCGCCGACAGCGGGCAGTTGTACTTTCATACCGCCGTCTTCACGGGCATCGACATCGAGGGCGAGCTAACGCTGGAGCATCAGATCAGCGGCACCTACGGCGCGGCGGGCACGACCGGCCAGAAAAACAAGTGGCGTGAGCAACTGCCGCAGCTGCTCCGTATGCAGTGGACCGGCGGCACGATCCCGCTCGGCACCACCTACCAGCGCAAGACCGCGATCTTTGATCTCCCGATCAAATGGCAGAAGTTCGATCCGCTGGGCGACCAGAACGGCAACTCGATCGCCGTCGGCAAATTCATCAGTAAGTACAACGAAAGCACGCCGGCTGCCGGACGCGGCACCATCACGATCGTGCGCCACGGCACGAGCGAGTTTGCCGGCGCATAAGCACCGACACGCGCGAAGGGGGCGCGAGACATGATCCGATTCACCATCACCATCGGCAAAGGCGAAACGGCGAAAACGCGCGAGGTGATCGTCGATCCCGACGAGATTACGCTGGGCTTCATGGAAGACATGGAGACGGCGCAGGAAACCGGCAAATGGCGCGACCTGTTCAAGCCGATGGGCGAGATGCTGGACCTGAGCCGCGACGAGCTGCGGGCGATCACCAATAAGCAGTTTCGCGAACTGACGACGGCCATGCAGTCCTCGATCACGGAGCAAACCACGGTCCCAAACTAGAACGCGCAGCGCTCTACAACGCGCTGCGCTTTGGGGGGACGAACGTGCCCGCGTGGGCGACGGCGATCCAGATCGCGGAAGAGTCGCGCTGGGGCAAAGCGCCGTGGGAGATCATGGCGCAGCCCGGCGCGCTGCGCTGGATCGCCCGGCGCACGGTCTATCTGGAAGAGCGGGAACGCGCCCGCGAGAATAAAAACACCTAACAGCCATCGGAACGATCGGCGGCGGTCTTTCTCCTCGGATCGGGGAGCAGGGCCGCCGCGTTGTGTGTAGGAGCGCATGGCCGCCGAAATCAAGATCGTTGTGTCCAGTGTCGGTAGCGGCTCGGCCCTCAAGGACGCCAAAAACGACGTTGAATCCCTCGGCTCCGCTGCGGAGAAATCCGGCGGCGGCTTTAGTACGCTCCAAAAGGTCGGCGTGGCGGGCCTGGCCGCCATCGCAACGGCCACGGTCGCCGCCGGTGTCGGCGTCGCCAAGTTCGTCACCGATAGCGTGGGCTTGGCGGGCAACTTCGAGGCCGGGATGAACGCCTTTGGCGCGGCGGCGGGCGCAGGCTTTGAGCCGGGCAGCGCGGCGCTGAACGAGTTCAAGGATCTGTTTATCTCGCTCGGCAAAGAACTGCCGGTCTCGACGACCGAGGTGCAGGAGGCCGCGACCACACTGATCAAGGCCGGTATCGATCCTGCCGTCGTCAAAGCCGGCGCGCTGCGCGACTCGCTGCAATTTGCGGCGGCTGCCGGGATGGAGCTTGCTGACGCCGCCGAATTGACCACCAAAATGCTCGGCACCTTTGTGCCAATGGGCGCGAGTGTCACCGAGCAGACCGAGTTCATGGCCAACGCGCAGGAGCTGATGACCAAAGCCGCCAACGCCTCGACGCTGGACGTGCAGAAGCTCGGCGACGCCATGTTGCAGGCGGCGGGCGCGGTCAAAGGCGCAGGCATCGACTATCAGGACTTTGTAACGACGATGGGCCTGATCAGTCCCGCGTTCGGCAGCGCTGCCGAAGCCGGCACGTCATTTAAGAACCTCGTCGCGCGGTTCGTCCCATCCACGAAGGCAGCAACCGAAGCAATGTCGGGCCTGGGCCTAATGACCACCAGCACCACGCGGATCATGCAGTTTCTCAAGGATAACGGGGTCGAGCCACTCGGCACCGATATCGACACGCTGGGCAACCAATTTACCGAGTTTGCGGTCAAGCAAGGCTTTACGGCCAAAGAAACGCAAAAGGTCTGGGATAGCTTTGCGCAGAGCAAGTTCTTTGATATGGACGGCAAGTTCATCGGCATGCGCGACGCGGCGGAACTGCTCAAGCAATCCTTTGGCGGGCTGTCTGATGCGCAGCGCACCGAGGCGCTGTCAACCATCTTCGGCAACGATGCCAAGGGCGCGGCCATTGCCCTGATCAGCGCAGGGTCGGAGCAGTACGACCTGTTCGCGCAGAAGATGATGGAGGCGAACGGCGTCCAGGCGCAGGCAGCGGCGACGCAGCAGGGCTTTAACTTCCAGATGGAGAACCTGAAGGGCAGTATCGAGGCGCTGCAAATCGTCGTCGGCACGGCGCTGCTGCCGGTCCTGTCGGACTTCCTGGCCAACTACGTGACGCCCGGTGTCAATCAGGTGATGGCGTTTGCGGAGTCGATCGCCAATGCCGCCAATCCGGTGCAGGCGCTCGTTAGCTCGATCGATCAGGTCATCCCTGGGTTCAGCGGTATGCTGGCTGCGGCAGAGCCGATCGCGGCGTTCCTGGTAAGCCACTGGCAGCCGATCCTGGCTGGGGTCGCGGCGATGCTGGGCGGCGCGATGGTGGCGGCGATTGCCTCGGCGGTCGCCTCAATCCTCAGCCTGGCTGCGCCGATCCTGGCAGCGGTCGCGCTCGGCGCGGCGCTGTATGCCGCCTGGGAGTCGGATTGGGGCGGCATTCGCACGGTCGTGACCAACGTAGCCGGCTATCTCGGCAGCCTGATTAGCGCCTGGCTGGGCGAGCTGTCGGCGTTTTGGGATCGGCACGGCGCGGACATCCTGACCACGGCGCAACAGGCATGGACGAGCATTCAGCAGATCGTGACCGGCGTGCTGCAAATCCTGGATCTGACCATCGGGGAGCGGCTGCGCTCGGCGACGGCCTGGGTGCAACAGCACGGCGCAGAGATCCAGCTGGCGCTTGATATTGCCTGGGCCGCGATCAAAACCATCGTCCAGACCGCGCTGGCGCTGATTCAGGGCGTGATCAACACGACGCTGGCGCTGATCAAAGGCGACTGGCAGGGCGCGCTCGACGCGCTCCAGCAGACACAGGATCGTATCCTGGGCGCGATTATCGCCAACTTCCGCGAGATCTTCGAGGGCATCCGCAGCGCCGTCGTGACGAAAGTGCAGGAACTGGCCGCCGCCGTGCCGTCGATCCTGTTGGGGCTTGCCAGTCAGATCACCGGGCTCTCGCCGCAGTTCATTAGCTCGGCGCTCTCGATCGGCGGTGGGATTATTACGGGTATTATCAACGGCGTCAAGAACGGCGTCGGCGCGCTGGTCGGCGCGGTCGTGGACGCGGCCAAGCGCGCACTTGAGGCAGCCAAGGATGCGCTGGGCATCGCCAGCCCGTCGAAGATGTTTGCGGATCTGGTCGGCGTGCCGATGATGCAGGGGATGGCGCTGGGCGTGACACGCGGCGCGCCACTCGTGCAGGCAGCCGTCACGCAGGCCAGCGGCGGCGCGCTCAGCACCGCACAGCAGACGAGTAGCAGCGTCGTGAACAACTTCAACTACAGCCCGACCTACGGCAGCGCGCCGAACAATCCCAGCGCCGACTTTGCCCTGATGCGCACGCTGGCGAAAGCAGGCTTTTAGAAGCCGAGCGCGATCAGCGTCTCATCTCCGCCGAAGAGTTCCAGATCGCTCGCCTTGAGCTTCAAGTCGGCAGCATCCGCCGGCACTTCCCAGATGCGTGTACACGTCTTCGGTACGTTGGGATTCAGGCTCTCAAATGAGCAGATCTGCTCGCTGTCGATAAAGCCCACCAGCGCGTCGGTGGACGCCTGGAATGTGCGGTCCTTACTATCGACGAGATCCGCGCCGGTAAAGGATGCGGTATCGCTCTTGAGGTTCTCCATCTCCCACTGCACGCGAATAAACTTCCCGCTTGTCTTTTTGGCCTCGATAAACTGATTATCGCTCGGCAGCTCCTGCCCAAGATCCTCAGCCGCGATCACCTTCCAGCGCACGTCGCCCACCTGCACATCCTGCCCGACGGCGGGTAAGGGCGTCGGCTCCTGGCTCGGCGCGGCGGTCGGCTCTGCCGTGGGGCTGGGTTCTGCGGTCGGGCTGGGGTCGGGTGCAGCGGCTGCTGAGGCGACGGGCGCGGTCGTTTGCCCGGTGGTGTCCGGCGCGGCGGCGGTTTGCTGGGGTGTGGATGGATTGGTGAGCGCGCCGATGATGCCGCAGACGAGACACAGAACGACCAGGCCACCGAGCGCATACAGCGCCCAGCGCCGCCAACTGCGAGGCTTCTTCGCTT harbors:
- a CDS encoding CmcI family methyltransferase, coding for MPKISIITPWSSETLDLLPDYSRAVAGAEVVTVDNASGPATAAALREWHAEHGIYRRNDHNAGFAAGNNQGYARATGDIIVFLNSDVVPAGDWLGMVAADVRDGALYGPELGQQCVGGRWLPYLSGWCIAATRATWEQLIDEWNERDERHAIVGPWDAIYYPGPYWEDNDLCLRALQAGISLVQTAWPIQHKGGRTAGALSRWAESFEANRRTFGDRVWASLKPTQPTPTYATYLNHLYTPSDIQHHLPLLYSLARGNVLELGTRSGVSTAALLAGVEQHGGYVWSVDVDPRSSQVAAGHPLWQFIQGSSIERETVNVLYDHFAKVLPPESNPLINLLFIDTLHTYQHVKAELELWSHWVREGGHICIHDPETFPGVRRAVQEFCDARGWPVTFVLPCNGMAVIEVPPAQPVERAGAAIESYLAGAK
- a CDS encoding class I SAM-dependent methyltransferase, with the protein product MAVIDCVTFFNELDILEIRLRELYDTVDRFVLVEATHTHAGQPKPLYFEQHKERFKDWLPKIRHIIVHDLPAGDGLPGTRRREMAQRNAILRGLFDADDTDVVLISDVDEIPRRSHIPRTLDPGVVAVYDQTLSYYNLNTTCTNARWRGTRAAPAADVRALSPHVIRYGLGMPDEHYPRYALVEGGGWHLSYFGDVAHIQQKMTSFLHQELIDDTTTDPGTIAERIAAGVDAYGRDDQQFEIGPAADLPVAVLLDPMRWVHLFHPDWRPDFHEDWYSGTQALVVAELARHAPAGGALVEIGCWEGRSAFVIAQAVAPRTLHCVDHWRGNEAEGDDHPATVAARERDVYRTFRQNMTRLTAGEFVPIILGWEEWITGWRQGNNPAIAFLHLDAAHDYQSVFDCLEAVKPHLIPGAILCGDDWYHREVMMAVTDALGERVQVLGGRLWVYQHD
- a CDS encoding phage tail tape measure protein; protein product: MAAEIKIVVSSVGSGSALKDAKNDVESLGSAAEKSGGGFSTLQKVGVAGLAAIATATVAAGVGVAKFVTDSVGLAGNFEAGMNAFGAAAGAGFEPGSAALNEFKDLFISLGKELPVSTTEVQEAATTLIKAGIDPAVVKAGALRDSLQFAAAAGMELADAAELTTKMLGTFVPMGASVTEQTEFMANAQELMTKAANASTLDVQKLGDAMLQAAGAVKGAGIDYQDFVTTMGLISPAFGSAAEAGTSFKNLVARFVPSTKAATEAMSGLGLMTTSTTRIMQFLKDNGVEPLGTDIDTLGNQFTEFAVKQGFTAKETQKVWDSFAQSKFFDMDGKFIGMRDAAELLKQSFGGLSDAQRTEALSTIFGNDAKGAAIALISAGSEQYDLFAQKMMEANGVQAQAAATQQGFNFQMENLKGSIEALQIVVGTALLPVLSDFLANYVTPGVNQVMAFAESIANAANPVQALVSSIDQVIPGFSGMLAAAEPIAAFLVSHWQPILAGVAAMLGGAMVAAIASAVASILSLAAPILAAVALGAALYAAWESDWGGIRTVVTNVAGYLGSLISAWLGELSAFWDRHGADILTTAQQAWTSIQQIVTGVLQILDLTIGERLRSATAWVQQHGAEIQLALDIAWAAIKTIVQTALALIQGVINTTLALIKGDWQGALDALQQTQDRILGAIIANFREIFEGIRSAVVTKVQELAAAVPSILLGLASQITGLSPQFISSALSIGGGIITGIINGVKNGVGALVGAVVDAAKRALEAAKDALGIASPSKMFADLVGVPMMQGMALGVTRGAPLVQAAVTQASGGALSTAQQTSSSVVNNFNYSPTYGSAPNNPSADFALMRTLAKAGF